One stretch of Streptomyces sp. MMBL 11-1 DNA includes these proteins:
- a CDS encoding carbohydrate ABC transporter permease, with protein sequence MTTHTTSLKAPPAAGKGGGSPAARPPRRGRSVSPANRSGWTPWLYLLPALVLLAGLLVYPIYQLGLISFLEYTQAQVSGGEPTTFQGFGNYATLFNDSQFWQVLLATVLFAAACVVSTLFVGCALAVMLTRIRALPRLALMMAALGAWATPAITGSTVWVFLFDPDFGPVNKVLGLGDFSWTYGRYSAFALVLLEVLWCSFPFVMVTVYAGIRAIPTEVLEAASLDGASQWRIWRTIMAPMLKPILIVVTIQSIIWDFKVFTQIYVMTNGGGIAGQNLVLNVYAYQKAFASSQYSLGSAIGVVMLVILLAVTLVYLRLVRRQGEEL encoded by the coding sequence ATGACCACGCACACCACCTCGCTCAAGGCGCCGCCCGCGGCCGGGAAGGGCGGCGGCTCCCCGGCCGCCCGCCCGCCCCGGCGCGGCCGTTCCGTCTCGCCCGCGAACCGCTCCGGCTGGACCCCGTGGCTCTACCTCCTGCCGGCGCTCGTCCTGCTCGCCGGGCTGCTGGTCTACCCGATCTACCAGCTCGGCCTGATCTCGTTCCTGGAGTACACCCAGGCTCAGGTCAGCGGCGGCGAACCCACCACCTTCCAGGGCTTCGGCAACTACGCCACCCTCTTCAACGACAGCCAGTTCTGGCAGGTCCTCCTCGCCACCGTGCTCTTCGCCGCGGCCTGCGTGGTGTCCACCCTGTTCGTCGGCTGCGCCCTGGCCGTCATGCTCACCCGCATCCGCGCCCTGCCCCGGCTCGCGCTGATGATGGCCGCGCTCGGCGCCTGGGCCACCCCCGCGATCACCGGCTCCACCGTCTGGGTCTTCCTCTTCGACCCCGACTTCGGACCGGTCAACAAGGTGCTGGGCCTCGGCGACTTCTCCTGGACGTACGGGCGCTACAGCGCCTTCGCCCTGGTGCTCCTCGAAGTCCTGTGGTGCTCGTTCCCGTTCGTGATGGTCACCGTGTACGCGGGCATCCGGGCCATCCCGACCGAGGTGCTGGAGGCCGCCTCGTTGGACGGCGCGTCCCAGTGGCGGATCTGGCGCACCATCATGGCGCCGATGCTCAAGCCCATCCTGATCGTCGTCACCATCCAGTCGATCATCTGGGACTTCAAGGTCTTCACCCAGATCTACGTCATGACCAACGGCGGTGGCATCGCCGGCCAGAACCTGGTGCTCAACGTGTACGCGTACCAGAAGGCGTTCGCGTCCTCGCAGTACAGCCTCGGATCCGCGATCGGCGTCGTGATGCTGGTGATCCTGCTGGCCGTCACGCTGGTCTATCTGCGCCTGGTGAGGCGCCAGGGAGAAGAACTGTGA
- a CDS encoding carbohydrate ABC transporter permease — MRGGTRGGGIAGLLRVQRPGRLVAEAAALLIAVAVAFPLYWMVLSAFKPAGEIQSTDARPWTLAPSLDSFRRVFEQQDFGRYFLNSLLVAGTVVILSALIAFLAATAVTRFRFKFRTTLLIMFLVAQMVPVEALTIPLFFLMRDFGQLNTLGSLILPHLAFSLPFAIWMLRGFVKAVPEALEEAAYIDGASRTRFLWQILFPLVFPGLVATSVFSFITTWNDFLFAKSFIISDTSQSTLPMALLVFFKPDENDWGGIMAASTVMTIPVLVFFVLVQRRLVSGLGGAVKD, encoded by the coding sequence GTGCGCGGCGGCACGCGCGGCGGCGGCATCGCCGGACTGCTGCGCGTCCAGCGGCCCGGCAGGCTCGTAGCGGAGGCCGCCGCCCTGCTGATCGCCGTCGCGGTCGCCTTCCCCCTCTACTGGATGGTGCTCTCCGCCTTCAAACCGGCCGGGGAGATCCAGTCCACCGACGCCCGCCCCTGGACGCTGGCCCCTTCGCTCGACTCGTTCCGCCGGGTCTTCGAACAGCAGGACTTCGGGCGCTACTTCCTCAACAGCCTGCTGGTGGCGGGCACGGTCGTCATCCTCTCCGCGCTGATCGCCTTCCTCGCCGCCACCGCGGTGACCCGCTTCCGCTTCAAGTTCCGCACCACGCTGCTGATCATGTTCCTGGTCGCGCAGATGGTGCCGGTGGAGGCGCTGACCATCCCGCTGTTCTTCCTGATGCGGGACTTCGGCCAGCTGAACACCCTCGGCTCGCTGATCCTGCCGCACCTCGCCTTCTCGCTGCCGTTCGCCATCTGGATGCTGCGCGGCTTCGTCAAGGCCGTCCCCGAAGCCCTGGAGGAGGCCGCCTACATCGACGGGGCCAGCCGCACCCGCTTCCTGTGGCAGATCCTCTTCCCCCTGGTCTTCCCGGGCCTCGTGGCGACCAGCGTGTTCTCCTTCATCACCACCTGGAACGACTTCCTGTTCGCGAAGTCCTTCATCATCAGCGACACCTCCCAGTCGACGCTGCCCATGGCGCTGCTGGTCTTCTTCAAACCGGACGAGAACGACTGGGGAGGGATCATGGCAGCCTCGACGGTGATGACCATTCCCGTACTGGTCTTCTTCGTACTCGTACAGCGACGCCTCGTCTCCGGACTGGGCGGAGCGGTAAAGGACTGA
- a CDS encoding FAD binding domain-containing protein, whose amino-acid sequence MTTHAPQTMQPVTLPASLDEAVAALGAMPAAVPVAGGTDLMAAVNKGLLRPSGLVGLGRISELRGWHYQDGHALLGAGLTHARMGRPDFAALIPALAASARAAGPPQIRNAGTLGGNIVTSAPTGDALPVLAALEAELVIVGPGGTRREIPVSHLLAGRELLEPAELIGFVRVPLLHAPQVFLKATGRTGPGRATASVAIVLDPARRGVRCAVGAIAPMPLRPLEAERWIASLIDWDGERGLAPDALAAFGEYVAAACIPDHAPPDDGTEAPPLSPAVLHLRRTVAALARRALGRALS is encoded by the coding sequence TTGACCACGCACGCACCGCAGACGATGCAGCCGGTGACGCTGCCGGCCTCGTTGGACGAGGCCGTGGCGGCGCTCGGCGCCATGCCCGCGGCCGTTCCGGTCGCGGGCGGCACGGACCTGATGGCAGCCGTCAACAAGGGGCTTCTGCGCCCCTCGGGGCTGGTCGGCCTCGGCCGGATCAGCGAGCTGCGCGGCTGGCACTACCAGGACGGCCACGCCCTCCTCGGCGCCGGACTCACCCACGCCCGCATGGGGCGCCCCGACTTCGCCGCCCTGATCCCGGCCCTCGCCGCCTCTGCCCGCGCCGCGGGGCCGCCGCAGATCCGCAACGCCGGCACGCTCGGCGGCAACATCGTCACCTCCGCGCCCACCGGCGACGCCCTGCCGGTGCTGGCCGCGCTGGAGGCCGAGCTGGTCATCGTGGGCCCCGGCGGCACCCGCCGCGAGATCCCCGTCTCCCACCTGCTGGCCGGCCGTGAACTGCTGGAGCCCGCGGAGCTGATCGGCTTCGTCCGCGTACCGCTGCTGCACGCCCCGCAGGTGTTCCTGAAGGCCACCGGCCGCACCGGCCCGGGCCGCGCCACCGCCTCGGTCGCCATCGTCCTGGACCCGGCCCGCCGCGGCGTGCGCTGCGCGGTCGGCGCCATCGCCCCGATGCCGCTGCGCCCGCTGGAGGCCGAACGCTGGATCGCCTCGCTGATCGACTGGGACGGCGAGCGGGGCCTGGCCCCCGACGCGCTGGCCGCCTTCGGCGAGTACGTCGCCGCGGCCTGCATCCCGGACCACGCACCACCGGACGACGGAACAGAGGCCCCGCCGCTGTCCCCGGCCGTACTGCACCTGCGGCGCACCGTCGCCGCGCTCGCCCGACGCGCGCTGGGGAGGGCACTGTCGTGA
- a CDS encoding extracellular solute-binding protein, with protein MKLSARIAAPAAALVLAGLTATACAPQTSDTSAKGDEKSGTLRVWLFQEVGNKPKEKVVDTAVAEFEKAHEGAKVEVEYIPVDTRAQRIKAAFNDPKSAPDLIEYGNSDTAGYVKDGGLADITEEFGAWDEAKDTDPIAKQSVTVGGKVYGAPFFVGVRALYYRTDVFKDLGIEAPKSQAELISTAKKIRKAKPDLYGLAVGGAYTYGAMPFIWANGGELAGETDGTYKSGINSEKSRKGIEAYTSLFGDDNCPAAKCASMGGNATVTAFASGKAAMAIGGDFSHAAVEAGAVKGKYAVVPLPGVAPNSIAPAFAGGNNLGVLKSSSHRTLAVDLMKSLSGKKTQAAMFDAMGFLPTYSDVLDNAAKKEPFVAPFVETLGAGAKFVPASPAWGQIDASLVLPTMFQEIVSGRKDVAEASDDAAKKMDAAFTDAG; from the coding sequence ATGAAGCTTTCTGCCCGAATTGCCGCCCCGGCTGCGGCGCTTGTGCTGGCCGGCCTCACCGCCACCGCCTGCGCGCCGCAGACCTCCGACACCAGTGCGAAGGGTGACGAGAAGAGCGGCACGCTCCGTGTCTGGCTCTTCCAGGAGGTCGGCAACAAGCCCAAGGAGAAGGTCGTCGACACGGCCGTCGCCGAGTTCGAGAAGGCCCACGAGGGCGCGAAGGTCGAGGTCGAGTACATACCGGTCGACACCCGCGCACAGCGGATCAAGGCCGCTTTCAACGACCCCAAGAGCGCCCCGGACCTCATCGAGTACGGCAACTCCGACACCGCCGGATACGTCAAGGACGGCGGACTCGCGGACATCACCGAGGAGTTCGGCGCCTGGGACGAGGCCAAGGACACCGACCCGATCGCCAAGCAGTCCGTGACCGTCGGCGGCAAGGTCTACGGCGCGCCCTTCTTCGTCGGCGTCCGGGCCCTCTACTACCGCACCGACGTCTTCAAGGACCTCGGCATCGAGGCTCCCAAGTCGCAGGCCGAGCTGATCTCCACCGCGAAGAAGATCCGCAAGGCGAAGCCCGACCTCTACGGCCTCGCGGTCGGCGGCGCGTACACCTACGGCGCGATGCCCTTCATCTGGGCCAACGGCGGCGAACTCGCGGGCGAGACCGACGGGACGTACAAGTCGGGCATCAACAGCGAGAAGTCCCGCAAGGGCATCGAGGCCTACACCTCCCTCTTCGGCGACGACAACTGCCCGGCCGCCAAGTGCGCCTCCATGGGCGGCAACGCCACCGTGACCGCCTTCGCCTCCGGCAAGGCCGCCATGGCCATCGGCGGCGACTTCAGCCACGCGGCCGTCGAGGCCGGCGCGGTCAAGGGCAAGTACGCCGTCGTCCCGCTGCCCGGCGTCGCCCCGAACTCCATCGCCCCCGCCTTCGCGGGAGGCAACAACCTGGGCGTCCTCAAGAGCAGTTCGCACCGCACCCTCGCCGTCGACCTGATGAAGTCGCTCAGCGGCAAGAAGACCCAGGCGGCGATGTTCGACGCGATGGGCTTCCTGCCCACCTACTCCGACGTCCTGGACAACGCCGCGAAGAAGGAGCCCTTCGTCGCCCCGTTCGTCGAGACCCTGGGCGCGGGCGCCAAGTTCGTCCCCGCCTCGCCCGCCTGGGGCCAGATCGACGCCTCGCTGGTCCTGCCCACGATGTTCCAGGAGATCGTCTCCGGCCGTAAGGACGTGGCCGAGGCCTCGGACGACGCGGCGAAGAAGATGGACGCCGCCTTCACCGACGCGGGCTGA
- a CDS encoding 2Fe-2S iron-sulfur cluster-binding protein — protein MSNEEYPDQQGQHGQQGHSEGPDPRYGGWEPTPQGDGYDADATAFVHLPPEDLANIPLAAPGQGYVPPMILPLTPAAGLDPAATGSWVLQTQTQQAQTQQARTEQRAQEADAQQPGAVHWPDPNQQGGQVGYQGPYQDTSHATAQWNFTEGFGGTAVPEAPTAPEATATAPEAGSLPEAGHFDHPERASHDVPVDHTGPTGHAGHDVPADHTTHADHAGHTGQWTIPVADGDLPDESGEFLASAHTPHTPQWYADSARPATLPGGAAAPWATPEPEPKPEPEPAAEPGPMAEQTPEAEPASGEPTTDEPATGEPAEQTAQATAAEPSAPADTEGPATPADTEGPATEEAGTAPDAAPAPEADVNAAPSAAPETDPLPDPTPDPMPEAEAGVAPAAVLLDAPSQHPSASYLLHVNGVDRPVADAWIGESLLYVLRERLGLAGAKDGCSQGECGACNVQVDGRLVASCLVPAATAAGSEVRTVEGLAVDGEPSDVQRALSACGAVQCGFCIPGMAMTVHDLLEGNHAPSELETRQALCGNLCRCSGYRGVLDAVADVVAAREASAEAATAAQDEARIPHQAEPGAGGVQQGPHPHEGEAL, from the coding sequence GTGAGCAATGAGGAATACCCCGACCAGCAGGGGCAGCACGGGCAGCAGGGCCATTCCGAGGGCCCGGACCCCCGCTACGGCGGCTGGGAGCCGACGCCGCAGGGCGACGGGTACGACGCCGACGCCACGGCGTTCGTCCACCTCCCGCCGGAGGACCTGGCGAACATCCCGCTGGCCGCGCCCGGCCAGGGGTACGTCCCGCCGATGATCCTGCCGCTGACCCCGGCCGCGGGTCTGGACCCGGCGGCGACGGGCAGCTGGGTGCTCCAGACGCAGACCCAGCAGGCGCAGACCCAGCAGGCGCGGACCGAACAGCGCGCCCAGGAGGCCGACGCTCAGCAGCCCGGCGCGGTCCACTGGCCGGACCCGAACCAGCAGGGCGGGCAGGTCGGATACCAGGGCCCCTACCAGGACACGTCGCACGCCACGGCCCAGTGGAACTTCACCGAGGGGTTCGGCGGGACGGCGGTTCCGGAGGCGCCGACGGCTCCGGAGGCGACCGCCACGGCCCCGGAGGCGGGGTCGCTTCCGGAGGCCGGGCACTTCGACCACCCGGAGCGGGCGAGCCACGACGTTCCCGTCGACCACACCGGTCCTACCGGCCACGCCGGCCACGACGTTCCCGCCGACCACACCACCCACGCCGACCACGCCGGCCATACAGGTCAGTGGACGATCCCGGTGGCGGACGGGGATCTCCCGGACGAATCGGGCGAGTTCCTGGCCTCGGCGCACACGCCGCACACGCCGCAGTGGTACGCGGACAGCGCGCGCCCCGCGACGCTGCCCGGCGGCGCCGCCGCTCCCTGGGCCACCCCGGAACCGGAACCGAAGCCGGAACCGGAACCGGCGGCCGAACCCGGACCCATGGCGGAGCAGACCCCGGAAGCGGAACCGGCGTCGGGCGAACCGACGACGGACGAACCGGCGACGGGCGAACCGGCGGAACAGACAGCTCAGGCGACGGCCGCGGAGCCCTCCGCCCCCGCCGACACCGAGGGCCCCGCCACCCCCGCCGACACCGAGGGCCCCGCCACGGAGGAAGCCGGGACGGCACCCGACGCGGCACCCGCTCCCGAGGCCGACGTGAACGCGGCACCGAGCGCGGCCCCGGAAACGGACCCGCTTCCGGACCCGACGCCGGACCCGATGCCGGAAGCGGAAGCGGGAGTCGCCCCCGCCGCCGTCCTCCTCGACGCTCCGAGTCAGCACCCCTCCGCGTCCTACCTGCTCCATGTGAACGGCGTGGACCGCCCGGTCGCCGACGCCTGGATCGGCGAGTCCCTGCTCTACGTGCTCCGCGAGCGCCTCGGCCTGGCCGGGGCGAAGGACGGCTGCTCGCAGGGTGAGTGCGGCGCCTGCAACGTCCAGGTCGACGGCCGGCTGGTCGCCTCCTGCCTGGTCCCCGCGGCCACGGCGGCGGGCAGCGAGGTGCGTACGGTCGAGGGCCTCGCCGTCGACGGCGAACCGTCCGACGTCCAGCGCGCCCTGTCCGCCTGCGGAGCCGTCCAGTGCGGCTTCTGCATCCCCGGCATGGCGATGACCGTCCACGACCTGCTGGAGGGCAACCACGCCCCCAGCGAGCTGGAGACCCGCCAGGCACTCTGCGGCAACCTCTGCCGCTGTTCCGGCTACCGGGGCGTGCTCGACGCGGTGGCGGACGTCGTCGCGGCCCGCGAGGCGAGCGCCGAGGCGGCCACGGCGGCCCAGGACGAGGCCCGCATCCCGCACCAGGCCGAGCCCGGCGCCGGCGGCGTGCAGCAGGGGCCCCACCCGCACGAGGGAGAGGCGCTGTGA
- a CDS encoding xanthine dehydrogenase family protein molybdopterin-binding subunit has translation MSGDAANATSTTLPRIDAMGGGPGAGSGPDEAQPLLGLGASLPAADARAKTEGTFPYAADLWAEGLLWAAVLRSPHPHARILSIDTSGAEEMPGVRAVVTHEDVPGDSNYGRHVVDRPVFASDLVRHHGEAIAAVAADHPDTARLAAAAIAVRYEVLEPVTDPEKAFAAEPLHPDGNLIRHIPLRYGDAEATGEVVVEGLYRIGRQDPAPIGAEAGLAVPRPDGGVEIYTASTDPHTDRDLIAACFGLEPDRVKVVVTGVPGATGDREDPGFQIPLGLLALRTGCPVKLAASREESFLGHTHRHPTLLRYRHHADAEGRLVKVEAQILLDAGAYADASSESLAAAVAFACGPYVVPHAFIEGWAVRTNNPPSGHVRGEGAMQVCAAYEGQMDKLAAKLGIDPAELRLRNTLSTGDILPTGQTVTCPAPVAELLQAVRDYPLPALPKDAPEDDWLLPGGPEGAGEPGAVRRGVGYGLGMVHMLGAEGTDEVSTATVRVHDGVATVICAAVETGQGFTTLARQIVQETLGIEEVHVAAVDTDQPPAGPATHGRHTWVSGGAVERAAKMVRTQLLQPLAHKFGMSTELLQIADGKITSYDGVLSTTVTEELDGKELWATAQCRPHPTEPLDESGQGDAFVGLAFCAVRAVVDVDIELGSVRVVEMAVAQDVGRVLNPAQLAIRIEAGITQGIGAALTENLRTARGLIRHPDLTGYALPTSLDAPDIRIVKLIEERDVVAPFGAKPASAVPVVTAPAAVASAVRSATGRPVNRLPIRPQAAVATPK, from the coding sequence GTGAGCGGCGACGCGGCCAACGCGACCAGCACCACCCTGCCCAGGATCGACGCCATGGGCGGCGGACCGGGCGCGGGCTCCGGCCCGGACGAGGCGCAGCCCCTGCTGGGCCTCGGCGCCTCGCTGCCGGCCGCCGACGCCCGTGCGAAGACCGAGGGCACCTTCCCGTACGCCGCGGACCTCTGGGCCGAGGGCCTGCTGTGGGCGGCGGTGCTGCGCTCCCCGCACCCGCACGCGCGGATCCTGTCCATCGACACCTCGGGCGCCGAGGAGATGCCCGGGGTGCGGGCGGTCGTCACGCACGAGGACGTGCCGGGCGACAGCAACTACGGCCGCCACGTCGTGGACCGCCCGGTGTTCGCGTCCGACCTGGTACGCCACCACGGCGAGGCGATCGCCGCTGTCGCCGCCGACCACCCGGACACGGCTCGGCTGGCCGCCGCCGCCATCGCCGTACGGTACGAGGTGCTGGAGCCGGTCACGGACCCGGAGAAGGCGTTCGCGGCCGAGCCCCTGCACCCCGACGGCAACCTGATCCGGCACATCCCGCTGCGGTACGGCGACGCGGAGGCGACGGGCGAGGTCGTCGTCGAGGGCCTGTACCGCATCGGCCGCCAGGACCCGGCCCCGATCGGCGCGGAGGCCGGCCTCGCCGTGCCCCGCCCGGACGGCGGCGTGGAGATCTACACCGCCTCCACCGACCCGCACACCGACCGCGACCTGATCGCCGCCTGCTTCGGCCTGGAACCGGACCGGGTCAAGGTCGTCGTGACCGGCGTGCCGGGCGCGACCGGCGACCGCGAGGACCCGGGATTCCAGATCCCGCTGGGGCTGCTCGCGCTGCGTACCGGCTGCCCGGTGAAGCTGGCCGCGAGCCGCGAGGAGTCCTTCCTCGGCCACACCCACCGCCACCCCACGCTCCTGCGCTACCGCCACCACGCGGACGCGGAGGGCCGGCTGGTCAAGGTGGAGGCACAGATCCTCCTGGACGCGGGCGCGTACGCCGACGCCTCCTCCGAATCCCTGGCCGCAGCCGTGGCCTTCGCCTGCGGCCCGTACGTCGTCCCCCACGCCTTCATCGAGGGCTGGGCGGTCCGGACGAACAACCCGCCCTCGGGCCACGTGCGCGGCGAGGGCGCGATGCAGGTCTGCGCGGCGTACGAGGGCCAGATGGACAAGCTGGCCGCCAAGCTGGGCATCGACCCGGCCGAGCTGCGCCTGCGCAACACCCTCTCCACGGGCGACATCCTGCCCACGGGCCAGACGGTGACCTGCCCGGCCCCCGTGGCCGAACTGCTCCAGGCCGTCCGCGACTACCCGCTCCCCGCTCTCCCCAAGGACGCCCCGGAGGACGACTGGCTGCTGCCGGGCGGCCCCGAGGGCGCGGGGGAGCCCGGGGCGGTGCGCCGGGGCGTGGGCTACGGCCTGGGCATGGTCCACATGCTCGGCGCCGAGGGCACGGACGAGGTCTCCACGGCCACGGTCCGGGTCCACGACGGTGTGGCCACGGTGATCTGCGCGGCGGTGGAGACGGGCCAGGGCTTCACCACCCTCGCCCGCCAGATCGTCCAGGAGACCCTGGGCATCGAAGAGGTCCATGTGGCCGCCGTCGACACCGACCAGCCCCCGGCGGGCCCGGCGACGCACGGCCGCCACACCTGGGTGTCGGGCGGGGCGGTGGAGCGCGCGGCGAAGATGGTCCGCACCCAGCTCCTCCAGCCGCTGGCCCACAAGTTCGGCATGTCCACGGAGCTGCTCCAGATCGCCGACGGCAAGATCACCTCGTACGACGGGGTGCTGTCCACGACGGTCACGGAGGAGCTGGACGGCAAGGAACTCTGGGCCACCGCCCAGTGCCGCCCCCACCCCACGGAACCGCTGGACGAGTCCGGCCAGGGCGACGCGTTCGTCGGCCTCGCGTTCTGCGCGGTTCGGGCGGTGGTCGACGTCGACATCGAGCTCGGCTCCGTCCGCGTGGTGGAGATGGCGGTCGCCCAGGACGTCGGCCGCGTCCTGAACCCTGCCCAGCTGGCGATCCGCATCGAGGCGGGCATCACCCAGGGCATCGGCGCGGCCCTCACGGAGAACCTCCGCACCGCCCGCGGCCTGATCCGCCACCCCGACCTGACCGGCTACGCGCTCCCGACCTCGCTGGACGCGCCGGACATCCGCATCGTGAAACTGATCGAGGAACGCGACGTGGTGGCCCCCTTCGGCGCGAAGCCGGCCTCGGCCGTCCCGGTCGTCACGGCCCCCGCGGCGGTCGCCTCGGCAGTCCGCTCGGCGACGGGCCGCCCGGTGAACCGCCTGCCCATCCGACCGCAGGCGGCGGTGGCGACACCCAAGTGA
- a CDS encoding YqgE/AlgH family protein: protein MTEVSSLTGRLLVAAPALTDPNFDRAVVLLLDHDEEGSLGVVLNRPTPVGVGDILASWAGLAGEPDVVFQGGPVSLDSALGVAVIPGDEGPLGWRRVHGAIGLVDLETPPELLGPALGSLRIFAGYAGWGPGQLEGELNEGAWYVVASEPGDVSSPRPERLWRAVLRRQRSELAMIATYPDDPSLN, encoded by the coding sequence ATGACGGAGGTGTCCTCGCTCACAGGGCGGCTGCTCGTGGCCGCACCCGCCCTCACGGACCCGAACTTCGACCGGGCGGTGGTGCTGCTCCTCGACCACGACGAGGAGGGCTCCCTCGGCGTGGTCCTCAACCGTCCGACTCCGGTCGGCGTCGGCGACATCCTCGCGTCCTGGGCCGGTCTGGCCGGCGAGCCGGACGTCGTCTTCCAGGGCGGCCCGGTCTCGCTCGACTCCGCGCTCGGCGTGGCGGTGATCCCCGGCGACGAGGGCCCGCTCGGCTGGCGCCGGGTGCACGGGGCGATCGGCCTGGTCGACCTGGAGACCCCGCCCGAACTGCTGGGCCCCGCCCTCGGTTCGCTGCGGATCTTCGCCGGATACGCGGGCTGGGGCCCCGGTCAGCTGGAGGGCGAGCTGAACGAGGGCGCGTGGTACGTGGTCGCGTCGGAGCCCGGCGACGTCTCCTCGCCGCGCCCCGAACGGCTATGGCGCGCGGTGCTCCGACGCCAGCGCAGCGAGCTGGCGATGATCGCCACGTATCCGGACGACCCTTCGCTCAACTGA
- a CDS encoding DUF3039 domain-containing protein has protein sequence MSTLEPDRGAGTGTLVEPTPQVSRGDGDHERYAHYVQKDKIMASALEGTPVVALCGKVWVPGRDPKKYPVCPMCKEIYESMGAGGDKDKGKGGGKDKK, from the coding sequence ATGAGCACTCTTGAGCCCGATCGCGGGGCAGGTACGGGGACCCTCGTCGAGCCGACGCCGCAGGTGTCGAGGGGCGACGGCGACCACGAGCGCTACGCCCATTACGTACAGAAGGACAAGATCATGGCGAGCGCCCTGGAGGGCACTCCCGTGGTCGCGCTGTGCGGGAAGGTCTGGGTGCCGGGGCGCGACCCCAAGAAGTACCCGGTCTGTCCCATGTGCAAGGAGATCTACGAGTCCATGGGCGCCGGCGGCGACAAGGACAAGGGCAAGGGCGGCGGCAAGGACAAGAAGTAG
- a CDS encoding beta-N-acetylhexosaminidase, with amino-acid sequence MTPENTDTVDTAALGLIPAPRTLTAAPSGRPYPLGPETRLTAAPGTEDVARWLRTTLGAATGLSLAEGTGDRGIVLALDGELAPEAYRLAVGTDAVRLTGGSAAGVFRGAQTLRQLLGPDAFRRAPLAADRAWEVPAVVVEDEPRFGWRGMMLDVSRHFLPKDDVLRYLDLLAAHKLNVFHFHLTDDQGWRIEIKRYPRLTEVGSWRARTKYGHRASELWDETPYGGFYTQDDIREIVAYAAARHIRVVPEIDIPGHSQATITAYPELGNTDVIDTTALSVWDNWGVSPNVLAPTDTTLRFFEGVLEEVLELFPAETSPFVHMGGDECPKDQWKESPLAQARIAELGVNDEDGLQSWFIRHFDAWLTERGRRLIGWDEILEGGLAEGAAVSSWRGYGGGIAAAEAGHDVVMCPEQQVYLDHRQDGGPDEPMPIGYVRSLEDVYRFEPVPPGLSEEAVRHILGTQANVWTEVMQNRARVDYQVFPRLAAFAEVAWSALPAPADRDFAAFDARMTSHYARLDALGVDYRPPGGPYPRQQRPGVLGFPREGAPPVV; translated from the coding sequence ATGACACCCGAGAACACGGACACCGTGGACACCGCGGCTCTCGGTCTGATCCCGGCACCGCGCACCCTGACGGCGGCCCCTTCCGGGCGGCCGTACCCGCTGGGCCCGGAGACCCGCCTGACCGCCGCACCGGGCACGGAGGACGTCGCCCGCTGGCTGCGCACCACGCTCGGCGCGGCCACCGGGCTCTCGCTCGCGGAGGGCACGGGCGACCGCGGCATCGTGCTCGCCCTCGACGGGGAACTGGCCCCCGAGGCCTACCGTCTCGCCGTCGGGACCGATGCCGTACGCCTCACGGGCGGCAGCGCCGCGGGCGTCTTCCGGGGCGCGCAGACCCTCCGTCAGCTCCTCGGACCGGACGCCTTCCGGAGGGCGCCCCTCGCCGCGGACCGCGCCTGGGAGGTCCCGGCGGTCGTCGTCGAGGACGAACCCCGCTTCGGCTGGCGCGGCATGATGCTCGACGTCTCGCGGCACTTCCTGCCCAAGGACGACGTCCTGCGCTACCTGGACCTGCTGGCCGCCCACAAGCTGAACGTCTTCCACTTCCACCTCACCGACGACCAGGGCTGGCGCATCGAGATCAAGCGCTACCCGCGCCTGACCGAGGTCGGCTCCTGGCGCGCGCGCACCAAATACGGCCACCGGGCCTCCGAACTGTGGGACGAGACCCCCTACGGCGGCTTCTACACCCAGGACGACATCCGCGAGATCGTCGCCTACGCCGCCGCACGGCACATCCGGGTCGTCCCCGAGATCGACATCCCGGGCCACTCGCAGGCGACCATCACCGCCTACCCCGAGCTGGGCAACACCGACGTCATCGACACCACCGCCCTCTCCGTCTGGGACAACTGGGGCGTCAGCCCGAACGTACTCGCCCCCACCGACACCACCCTCCGCTTCTTCGAGGGCGTCCTGGAGGAGGTCCTGGAACTCTTCCCCGCCGAGACCTCGCCCTTCGTCCACATGGGCGGCGACGAGTGCCCGAAGGACCAGTGGAAGGAGTCCCCGCTCGCCCAGGCCCGGATCGCCGAACTCGGCGTGAACGACGAGGACGGGCTCCAGTCCTGGTTCATCCGGCACTTCGACGCCTGGCTCACCGAGCGGGGCCGCCGCCTCATCGGCTGGGACGAGATCCTCGAAGGAGGCCTCGCCGAAGGGGCCGCGGTCTCCTCCTGGCGCGGTTACGGCGGCGGCATCGCGGCCGCCGAGGCCGGGCACGACGTCGTCATGTGCCCCGAGCAGCAGGTGTATCTGGACCACCGTCAGGACGGCGGCCCCGACGAGCCGATGCCCATCGGGTACGTCCGGAGCCTGGAGGACGTCTACCGCTTCGAGCCCGTCCCGCCGGGCCTGAGCGAGGAGGCGGTCCGGCACATCCTGGGCACCCAGGCCAACGTCTGGACCGAGGTCATGCAGAACCGGGCCCGCGTCGACTACCAGGTCTTCCCGCGCCTCGCCGCCTTCGCCGAGGTCGCCTGGTCCGCCCTGCCCGCCCCGGCCGACCGGGACTTCGCCGCCTTCGACGCCCGGATGACCTCCCACTACGCCCGGCTCGACGCCCTCGGCGTGGACTACCGCCCGCCGGGCGGCCCGTACCCGCGGCAGCAGCGCCCCGGCGTCCTCGGCTTCCCGCGTGAGGGAGCGCCGCCGGTGGTGTGA